The proteins below come from a single Roseiflexus sp. RS-1 genomic window:
- the csx19 gene encoding type III-D CRISPR-associated protein Csx19, with protein MSDNSINFDQLIEKMQKAQVTDADRPTILGGQFAADRLTDFLKTWQNQWSQMPFRLWEHVSHIEFADAPGEPEFLQRAEIFGKGGHLSLRRDAGRWLWHYVGEKINVSVDDFGAKDFWAAHPGCTLRRYEESVILWGERKEGHKLWFDDRVAAARLDYPVNAHGRVYLHFWRYTENGQTAFVWYRELSNQPLQEH; from the coding sequence ATGAGCGACAACAGCATAAACTTCGACCAACTGATTGAGAAAATGCAGAAGGCACAGGTGACCGACGCTGACCGACCTACAATTCTGGGTGGTCAATTCGCTGCCGACCGTTTGACGGACTTCCTGAAGACCTGGCAGAACCAATGGAGCCAGATGCCATTTCGCCTGTGGGAACACGTCAGCCACATTGAGTTCGCCGATGCGCCTGGTGAGCCAGAGTTTCTCCAACGCGCCGAGATCTTTGGCAAGGGCGGGCATCTCTCGCTGCGCCGTGACGCTGGACGCTGGTTGTGGCATTACGTGGGTGAGAAGATTAATGTGTCGGTGGATGATTTTGGCGCAAAGGACTTCTGGGCGGCTCATCCTGGCTGCACACTGCGGCGCTATGAGGAATCGGTGATTCTGTGGGGTGAACGCAAGGAGGGTCACAAACTCTGGTTTGATGACCGCGTCGCAGCCGCCCGACTGGACTATCCCGTCAATGCTCATGGTCGCGTCTACCTCCATTTCTGGCGCTACACCGAAAACGGGCAGACGGCGTTTGTCTGGTATCGCGAGTTGAGCAATCAACCGTTGCAGGAGCATTAA
- a CDS encoding RAMP superfamily CRISPR-associated protein codes for MTFRAVTATLRLRTALHIGTGQDSETTDDLLRRDARGRLLIPGTAIAGALRSLATRLAPRFRGEQLCQALKGPMTNQACQCLVCRLFGDVNPSEENEEASAARVLVYDAVLADVPGLQIRDGVGIDRVTGAAARRERIKFDYEVLPAGTIFKLRLEIDPRLPDEEKTLPLLASVLAEWEQGRGVVGGRVGRGLGAFDLTDVQWIERDLNQPNVLIDFLRNGPPWDTTDGDRNWLRKQVEDARQRVTTNHRDLSAVARSWALAEFTLAATGPFLTHDLMQAGRSGFDHAPLLATYDRGAKPVLPGSGLRGVLRSQAERIARTLATLKAWDDGHDSQTRKEKFLTTCPACNPLTTRTDDPVASCNSFIKTLPRAERTTLEHEGADDKLCLACQLFGSPWNGSRLRVEDAPFVGEKVELKALDFLAIDRFTGGGRDTAKFDAVVLWKPKFRVRLFLENPEPWELGWLALVLRDLHDGLTTVGFGAAKGFGRCVIESPRLTFGILHDDDFPLPDSNTHNQAVVAGRRLLQSKNGFSGIYHTLVYEQATNELKTLAEGWVRAFNNLVDEHRHRFTLQRDSYFEQVNGSWLSDLYPARVS; via the coding sequence ATGACATTTCGAGCAGTTACGGCCACTCTGAGGCTGCGCACGGCGCTGCACATTGGCACGGGTCAGGACAGCGAAACCACTGATGACCTGCTGCGCCGCGATGCACGTGGTCGCCTTCTCATCCCTGGCACGGCTATTGCCGGTGCACTGCGTAGCCTCGCTACCCGTCTGGCGCCACGTTTTAGGGGCGAGCAGCTTTGCCAGGCGCTGAAAGGCCCAATGACAAACCAAGCATGTCAGTGCCTTGTCTGCCGACTGTTTGGTGATGTGAACCCCAGCGAGGAGAACGAAGAAGCCAGCGCTGCCCGCGTTCTTGTGTACGACGCAGTTCTGGCGGATGTCCCCGGACTGCAGATCCGCGACGGCGTTGGGATAGACCGCGTTACCGGCGCGGCAGCGCGACGAGAGCGTATTAAGTTTGATTATGAGGTGTTGCCGGCGGGAACGATCTTCAAACTGCGTCTGGAGATTGACCCTCGACTGCCTGATGAAGAGAAGACATTGCCGCTCCTTGCATCTGTTCTTGCCGAGTGGGAACAGGGGCGTGGCGTGGTTGGCGGACGTGTCGGTAGAGGATTGGGCGCGTTTGATTTGACCGACGTGCAATGGATCGAACGCGATCTCAATCAGCCCAACGTGCTGATCGATTTCCTGCGCAATGGACCACCCTGGGACACAACGGACGGCGACCGCAACTGGCTTCGTAAACAGGTCGAGGATGCACGACAGCGTGTGACCACAAACCATCGAGACCTGTCAGCAGTTGCACGCTCCTGGGCGCTGGCTGAGTTCACTCTGGCTGCGACCGGACCCTTTCTCACCCATGACCTGATGCAGGCGGGACGCAGCGGCTTCGACCATGCGCCGCTGCTGGCAACCTATGACAGGGGGGCAAAACCGGTGCTGCCCGGCTCCGGCTTGCGCGGCGTGCTGCGCAGTCAGGCTGAGCGCATTGCTCGCACACTGGCGACGCTCAAGGCGTGGGATGACGGTCATGATAGCCAGACCAGGAAGGAGAAGTTTCTTACTACATGCCCTGCCTGCAATCCATTGACAACCAGAACCGATGATCCAGTGGCAAGTTGCAATAGCTTTATCAAGACACTTCCCCGCGCTGAGCGCACGACACTCGAGCATGAAGGCGCCGACGACAAACTGTGTCTTGCCTGCCAGCTTTTCGGCAGCCCCTGGAACGGAAGCCGATTGCGGGTTGAAGATGCACCCTTTGTCGGTGAGAAGGTCGAACTCAAAGCACTCGACTTCCTTGCTATTGACCGCTTCACCGGCGGTGGCCGCGATACCGCCAAGTTTGACGCTGTGGTGCTATGGAAGCCGAAATTCCGTGTGCGACTGTTTCTGGAAAACCCCGAACCCTGGGAGTTGGGCTGGCTGGCGCTGGTGCTGCGCGACCTGCACGATGGACTGACGACCGTGGGATTCGGCGCCGCGAAAGGTTTCGGGCGGTGCGTTATCGAGAGTCCCAGATTAACCTTCGGTATCCTGCACGACGACGACTTTCCTCTGCCCGATAGCAATACTCACAACCAGGCTGTCGTCGCCGGACGACGATTGTTACAATCCAAAAACGGTTTCAGCGGCATCTACCATACGTTAGTTTACGAACAGGCTACCAATGAATTGAAAACCCTGGCTGAGGGTTGGGTGAGAGCGTTCAACAATCTCGTTGACGAGCACCGGCATCGCTTTACGTTGCAACGCGACAGTTACTTCGAGCAGGTCAACGGTTCCTGGCTATCTGATCTGTATCCTGCGAGGGTCTCATGA